The genomic interval CCACCTGCGACACTTTCCCGTACATCTGATAGGGATAAAACGTCGCAAGTCGCTCTTTGATCGACCGCAGCCTTTCTTCCTCTTCGACTGTCAAGTTACAGCTTTCTGCCAGCATCACAAACGCAACGTTTGAGGTTTAAGGCGTATCGCGTAGGACTTACGTGGTAATCGTACGTCTTACACGTCACGCTGTACTTCATTTAAGCTGCTGTCCCCAGAAACTCCTTCTTTAGTTCTTCGAACTGCTTCGAGATTCTTCCGTCGATATCACCGAGGCTCGTCTCTATGATAAAGCCCGGCTCCTTCAACTCTTCGTCGGGAATGATCTTCCACGAGCTCACGCCCTCTGCAGAAAGTATCCACGCATCATCTTTCGGTAATCTCACCAGGCATTCGCCTCTTTCTTCGCACGCCTCCAACGCTTTCCTTATCATGGAACGGGCGATCTCTTTATGTTCTGCGCATTCCTTGAGCACAATCGACTCGGCAAACGTAAGCGCAAGTACCGTTGCAAAGCGCTCTGCCCTTCCCAGCAGTTCCTGCCTGACACTCTCCAGGGAAGCGAGGTACTGGTTGAGCCTTTCGATAAGAGGCTCAACCTTCTTCATGCCCATCTCGTGCCCCGCCTTTTCCCCCTGGGCAAAGGCTTCTTCAAATATCCTACGGGTTTCTTCCTCGATATTGACTGGTTCCGGAGGCGGCTCCTCCTCAGGAGCTGCAATTTCTTCCTTTTCGGCCCCCACTTCTTCAATAGGCGGCGCAGCCTCTTCCGCGGGTTCTTGCAGGAGTAGTCTGAATTCAGGTGTGGTCTGGGAGAGTAGTTCGCTCAGCTCGTAGAATACAAGGGGATCTGTTTCATCAGACAAAGGTGTCGCCTCCTCCAGTCAATACAATCTTTCCCTCTTCGCTCAATTTCTTGGCAACCATGGCAATCTTCACCTGTGCCTTTTCCACGTCAGACACACGTACAGGCCCCATGGCCTCAAGATCTTCCCTCAGCATTTTTGCCGCACGCTCCGACATGTTGTTCAATATTCTCTCTTTGAGCGATTCAGAAGCTCCCTTCAGCGCGAGAGTCAGGTCTTCGGAGGAAACCTCCTTCAATAGCATCTGGATACCCTTGTCGTCAGTCTTCAGGAGATCTTCAAAGGTGAACATCAGCTGCTTTATCTTCTCGGCGAGCTCAGGATTCGATTCCTCTATCGCCTCAAGAATCTCCGATTCTGTCGTTCTGTTCATCTGATTAAGCATGCTTGCGACTACTTCCACACCTCCAAGGCGCCTTCCCTCCACCACACCGA from Syntrophorhabdales bacterium carries:
- a CDS encoding FliH/SctL family protein → MSDETDPLVFYELSELLSQTTPEFRLLLQEPAEEAAPPIEEVGAEKEEIAAPEEEPPPEPVNIEEETRRIFEEAFAQGEKAGHEMGMKKVEPLIERLNQYLASLESVRQELLGRAERFATVLALTFAESIVLKECAEHKEIARSMIRKALEACEERGECLVRLPKDDAWILSAEGVSSWKIIPDEELKEPGFIIETSLGDIDGRISKQFEELKKEFLGTAA